A stretch of the Gossypium hirsutum isolate 1008001.06 chromosome D07, Gossypium_hirsutum_v2.1, whole genome shotgun sequence genome encodes the following:
- the LOC107954237 gene encoding abscisic-aldehyde oxidase: MGEHSHTRTTTKRTEQSLVFAVNGERFELFQVDPSTTLLEFLRCQTSFKSPKLGCGEGLGCGACVVLLSKYDPFLDKVEDFTVSSCLTLLCSVNGCSITTAEGIGNSKDGFHPIQERFSGFHASQCGYCTPGMCVSLYSALVNADKSDRPEPRPGFSKLTVPEAEKSIAGNLCRCTGYRPIVDACKTFATDVDMEDLGLNSFWRKGECDEVKLRRLPPYSHGNGTCVFPEFLKNKTKAGFNMESEACYWYSPVSLQQLQRLLQMDDENNETSRKIVVSNTGMGYYKELIRFNKYIDLRYIPELSIIKKDHTGIEIGAAVTISKAIETLKEANEPQFSQEGKLVFKKLADHMEKIASGFLRNSASIGGNLMMAQRKHFPSDIATILLSVDAMVDILTDQRHESIMLEEFLGRPPLDSKSVLLAIKIPCWRLSVDISSQGYTKLLFETYRAAPRPIGNALPYMNSAFLAEVSLSRAGIMLNHCRLKFGAYGTKHAIRARNVEEFLSAKFLNTSVLYEAIKILEITVVPEDGTSHPAYRLSLAIGFLFDFLYPLLENPSEISSFWSDGDNKALPFSDFKGKQDSNQLDQTKFSTLLSSAKQVVQLSEEYNPVGEPIKTVGATLQASGEAVYVDDIPSPSNCLHGAFIYSTEPLAWVKDIEFKPGSSLDGVIKLISSKDIPGENIGAQTMFGSEPLYADELTECAGQRIALVVADTQRNADMAANLAVIDYDKENLDPILSVEEAFERCSFFEVPSSLYPEQVGDFYKGMAEADHQIHSAEIKLGSQYYFYMETQAALAVPDEDNCMIVYSSTQWPELTHGTIAKCLGVPGHNVRVITRRVGGGFGGKAVKAMPVSTACALAAYKLQRPVRMYVNRQTDMIMAGGRHPMKITYSVGFKGNGKITALRLDILIDAGISVDISPLLPNHMFGSLRKYNWGALAFDIKVCKTNRPSRSSMRAPGEVQGSFIAEAIIENVASILSLDVDSVRSINLHKYESLELFFKNSVAGEPLEYTLPSIWNKLGTSSSFYHRVEILKQFNRCNKWRKRGISRVPIVHEVTLKATSGKVSILYDGSIVVEVGGIELGQGLWTKVKQMTAYALSLIQCGGIDELLEKVRVIQTDTLSLIQGGSTSGSTTSESSCEAVRRCCDILVERLTAFKERLVEQMGSIKWETLILQAYNSSVNLSAISLYVPDISSLSYLNYGAAVEIDVLTGQTTILQTDIIYDCGQSLNPAVDLGQIEGAFVQGIGFFMLEEYPTNSKGLVTAEGTWTYKIPTVDTIPKQFNVEILNSGHHKHRVLSSKASGEPPLTLAVSVHCAIRAAIKEAREQLHSWGGDESSSTFKLEVPAIMPVVKELCGRDSVQRFLQWTIGS; this comes from the exons ATGGGTGAGCATAGTCATACACGAACTACAACTAAGAGAACAGAGCAAAGTTTAGTTTTCGCTGTTAATGGAGAGAGGTTTGAGCTCTTCCAAGTAGACCCTTCTACTACTTTGCTCGAGTTCTTGCGTTGTCAGACATCTTTCAAAAGTCCCAAGCTTGGTTGCGGTGAAGGTCT AGGCTGTGGTGCCTGTGTTGTTCTGCTGTCCAAATACGACCCTTTCCTTGACAAGGTTGAGGATTTTACAGTGAGTTCATGCCTGACACTACTTTGCAGTGTCAATGGGTGTTCAATTACAACAGCTGAGGGAATTGGAAATAGCAAGGATGGATTCCACCCTATTCAGGAAAGGTTCAGTGGTTTCCATGCTTCTCAATGTGGTTATTGCACTCCAGGAATGTGTGTTTCTCTTTATTCAGCCCTCGTCAATGCCGATAAGTCTGATAGGCCTGAACCACGTCCTGGATTCTCCAAGCTAACAGTTCCTGAAGCTGAAAAGTCTATTGCAGGCAATCTTTGTCGCTGTACCGGTTACCGTCCCATTGTCGATGCCTGTAAAACTTTTGCAACCGATGTTGATATGGAGGATTTGGGACTTAACTCGTTTTGGAGAAAAGGAGAATGTGATGAAGTAAAGCTGAGGAGATTACCTCCATATAGCCATGGAAATGGAACTTGTGTGTTTCCTGAGTTTCTGAAGAATAAAACCAAGGCTGGTTTCAATATGGAATCTGAAGCATGTTATTGGTATAGTCCAGTTAGTCTTCAGCAGCTTCAAAGATTACTGCAAATGGATGATGAGAACAATGAAACATCAAGGAAGATAGTTGTCAGCAACACGGGAATGGGTTATTATAAGGAACTAATACGTTTCAACAAGTATATCGATTTAAGATACATTCCAGAGCTTTCAATCATTAAGAAAGATCATACTGGGATTGAAATTGGAGCAGCAGTGACAATTTCCAAGGCCATTGAAACTTTGAAGGAAGCAAATGAACCTCAGTTCAGCCAAGAAGGTAAACTTGTGTTCAAAAAGCTTGCAGATCATATGGAAAAGATTGCCTCAGGGTTCCTAAGGAATTCAGCTAGTATAGGTGGAAACCTGATGATGGCCCAAAGGAAACACTTTCCATCAGATATTGCAACAATACTACTTTCTGTGGATGCAATGGTTGATATCTTGACTGATCAAAGGCATGAAAGTATCATGCTGGAGGAGTTTCTTGGGAGGCCACCGTTAGATTCCAAAAGTGTTCTTTTAGCCATTAAAATTCCATGCTGGAGGTTAAGTGTGGATATTTCTTCCCAAGGCTACACTAAGTTGCTATTTGAGACGTATCGAGCCGCACCACGCCCTATTGGAAATGCACTTCCCTATATGAATAGCGCTTTCCTGGCTGAGGTTTCTCTTAGTAGGGCTGGAATTATGCTAAATCACTGTCGATTGAAATTTGGTGCTTATGGAACAAAACATGCCATTAGAGCAAGGAACGTTGAAGAGTTTCTATCAGCAAAGTTTCTAAACACCAGTGTTCTATATGAGGCCATTAAAATACTTGAAATTACTGTGGTGCCTGAAGATGGTACCTCCCATCCGGCTTATCGGTTGAGCTTGGCCATTGGCTTTCTCTTCGATTTTCTATACCCCTTACTTGAGAACCCTAGTGAGATTTCCAGCTTTTGGTCTGATGGAGATAATAAAGCTTTGCCATTCAGTGATTTCAAAGGAAAACAGGATTCTAACCAGCTTGATCAAACCAAATTCTCAACTTTGTTATCATCTGCAAAGCAGGTGGTTCAGTTAAGTGAAGAATATAATCCTGTTGGAGAGCCTATTAAAACAGTTGGAGCTACCCTCCAAGCTTCTG GTGAAGCTGTCTATGTGGATGACATTCCATCTCCAAGCAATTGCCTGCACGGAGCATTTATTTACAGCACAGAGCCATTAGCATGGGTGAAGGACATAGAATTTAAGCCTGGATCATCACTCGATGGAGTCATCAAGCTCATTTCTTCCAAAGACATTCCTGGGGAAAATATAGGGGCTCAGACCATGTTTGGTTCTGAACCATTATATGCAGATGAGCTCACTGAATGCGCTGGTCAACGCATTGCCTTGGTG GTTGCAGATACACAGAGAAATGCAGACATGGCTGCCAACCTTGCAGTGATTGATTATGACAAGGAGAATCTAGATCCAATATTATCTGTTGAAGAGGCTTTTGAAAGATGTAGCTTTTTTGAGGTCCCTTCTTCCCTTTACCCTGAACAGGTTGGCGATTTTTATAAAGGAATGGCTGAAGCTGATCATCAAATTCACTCGGCTGAG ATCAAACTTGGATCACAATATTATTTCTACATGGAGACGCAAGCAGCTCTTGCTGTGCCAGATGAAGACAACTGCATGATCGTATACAGTTCTACTCAATGGCCTGAGCTCACGCACGGTACAATAGCTAAATGCCTTGGTGTTCCTGGACACAATGTTCGTGTGATAACAAGAAGGGTTGGGGGAGGATTTGGTGGAAAGGCCGTAAAAGCGATGCCA GTTTCTACAGCATGTGCACTTGCTGCTTACAAACTACAGCGTCCGGTCAGGATGTATGTCAATCGCCAGACTGATATGATAATGGCAGGAGGAAGGCATCCAATGAAGATAACTTATAGTGTAGGATTCAAAGGTAATGGGAAGATTACAGCCTTAAGACTCGATATATTAATTGATGCAGGGATTTCAGTTGATATAAGTCCATTGTTGCCAAATCATATGTTCGGTTCACTAAGGAAGTACAACTGGGGTGCTTTAGCTTTCGATATAAAGGTTTGTAAAACAAACCGTCCGAGCAGATCATCGATGAGGGCCCCCGGGGAAGTACAGGGATCATTCATTGCTGAAGCTATAATAGAAAATGTGGCATCCATTCTTTCCCTGGATGTTGATTCAGTTAGAAGTATTAATCTCCACAAGTACGAAAGCCTTGAATTGTTCTTCAAGAACAgtgt TGCTGGTGAACCATTGGAGTATACTTTACCTTCTATATGGAATAAGTTGGGAACGTCTTCAAGCTTTTACCATAGGGTTGAAATATTGAAACAGTTCAATAGGTGTAATAAATGGCGGAAAAGGGGAATCTCTCGAGTCCCTATCGTGCATGAAGTGACCTTGAAAGCAACCTCAGGGAAAGTAAGCATTCTATATGATGGATCGATTGTAGTTGAAGTTGGAGGCATTGAGCTTGGTCAGGGTCTTTGGACGAAGGTGAAACAGATGACAGCATACGCTCTTAGTTTGATCCAATGTGGTGGAATTGATGAACTTTTGGAGAAGGTAAGGGTCATACAAACTGATACCTTGAGTTTAATTCAAGGTGGCAGCACTTCAGGAAGTACAACGTCAGAATCAAGCTGTGAAGCTGTTAGACGTTGCTGCGATATCTTAGTCGAGCGACTGACAGCTTTCAAGGAAAGGTTGGTGGAGCAAATGGGATCTATAAAATGGGAGACATTGATTCTTCAG GCATATAACAGTTCCGTGAACTTATCAGCAATATCGTTATATGTACCAGACATTTCGTCCCTGAGTTACTTGAATTATGGTGCTGCA GTGGAGATAGACGTTTTAACAGGGCAAACCACAATATTACAAACAGATATCATATATGATTGCGGCCAAAGCTTAAATCCTGCTGTTGATTTAGGACAG ATTGAAGGAGCATTTGTTCAAGGAATAGGGTTCTTTATGCTTGAAGAATATCCTACAAACTCTAAAGGATTAGTGACTGCAGAAGGCACTTGGACTTATAAGATCCCCACAGTGGACACTATACCTAAACAGTTTAATGTAGAAATCCTCAACAGTGGACATCATAAACACCGTGTACTTTCATCAAAAG CTTCGGGAGAGCCGCCATTAACGCTAGCAGTTTCGGTACACTGTGCTATAAGAGCAGCTATAAAAGAAGCCAGGGAACAACTTCATTCATGGGGCGGAGACGAGTCTAGTTCGACATTTAAGTTGGAGGTACCTGCAATCATGCCTGTTGTGAAGGAGCTTTGTGGGCGTGACAGCGTTCAAAGATTCTTACAGTGGACAATCGGAAGCTAA